A window of Gemmatimonadota bacterium genomic DNA:
GCCACCTTCTTCGCTTCCGCCACCTCGCTGCTGCCCATCTTCGCTACGGAAGTGCTGGGCGTGGGGGAACGGGGATACGGCCTGCTCTCGGCTGCCCCGGCGATCGGCGCCGTGCTGACCGGCGCGCTCATGTCCACCTTCCCCGTGATCTCCGGCCAGGGCCGGCTGCTGTTCAAGGCGGTGGGGTGCTATGCGCTGGCCACGGTGGTCTTCGGCATTTCATCCAGCTTCTGGCTCACCTTCGCGGCGCTGCTGCTGACCGGCGCCTTCGACACGATAAGCATGGTGCTGCGCCATACCATCATGCAGCTTTCGACCCCGGACGAACTGCGCGGCCGAATGACCTCGGTAAACATGATGTTCGTCATGGGAGGGCCCCGGCTCGGCGAGGCCGAAGCCGGACTGGTGGCTGGACTCGCCGGCGCGCCGTTCTCCGTCGTCACGGGCGGGATCGGCTGCCTTGCGGCCGTCGCCGTCATCGCCTGGCGGTCGCCCGCGCTGAGAAGGTACGACGGCCAGCGATAGCCTGAACCCAGGAGGATGTTTAATGATTTACGATGTGCATTCCCATGCCTGGAGGTATCCCGACCACTTCAACGACACCTTTCGGGAGCAGGCCATTCGCATGCGGGGCTATGAACTGGACCTGACGCCGTCGTACGAAAGCTATCTAGCCTCGGCCCGGAACGCCGGAGCACCCGTGAAGACCGTGGTCTTCGGCGGAAAGGCTAGGCTGTCGGGGCTGTGGACGCCCGACCGCTACGTAGCGGAGTACTGCGCGGCGTACCCCGATCAGACGATTCCTTTCATGTCGCTGGACCCCACCCAGGACGGCTGGAAAGAGGAAATGGCTGAAGGCCGGGAGCACCTGGGCATGCGGGGCATCAAGCTGCTGCCCATGTACGCCGGGTTCTATCCCCAGGACCCTGAACTCGACGACCTGTGGCGCTACGCCGCCCGGCACGGACTGCCCGTCCTGCTGCACACCGGCACCACGTTCGTGGACCAGGCGCCGCTGGACTGCACCCTGCCCCGGCACCTGGACGCCGTCGCCATCAAGCATCCCGACTGCAGGATCATCATGGCCCACCTCGGTCATCCCTACGAAGGTGAAACCGTGGCGGTCATCCGCAAGCACCCCAACGTATACGCCGATATCTCGGGGCTGCATTACCGTCCCTTCCAGTTTTATCACAGTCTCATGCTCGTCCAGGAATACGGGGTATGGAATAAGCTGCTCTTCGGCACCGATTACCCGGTCACGACGGTGGACGACACGCTCCGCGACCTGCGCGGCCTGAACACCATGCTCGAGGGTACGAAACTGCCCCGCCTGAACGAAGCGGAAATGGAAAGGATGATTCACCGGGACGCGGGGGAGATACTGGGCATTGGTTGACCGGCCGAGCCGCGGCCGACCCGCACGCAGCGCGCATCAGTCCTCGCCGGTCAGCCACTGCCAGAACCGGAAGGG
This region includes:
- a CDS encoding amidohydrolase family protein gives rise to the protein MIYDVHSHAWRYPDHFNDTFREQAIRMRGYELDLTPSYESYLASARNAGAPVKTVVFGGKARLSGLWTPDRYVAEYCAAYPDQTIPFMSLDPTQDGWKEEMAEGREHLGMRGIKLLPMYAGFYPQDPELDDLWRYAARHGLPVLLHTGTTFVDQAPLDCTLPRHLDAVAIKHPDCRIIMAHLGHPYEGETVAVIRKHPNVYADISGLHYRPFQFYHSLMLVQEYGVWNKLLFGTDYPVTTVDDTLRDLRGLNTMLEGTKLPRLNEAEMERMIHRDAGEILGIG